GCGCGGCTCCCGTGGACGCTAACCGCTATAACAATGGTGAGAACGTAACGGTGAAAGATTCTGGTTCACTGGCACGCACCGAGGCTGTATTTATCGGCTGGAGCTTCACACAGAAACCTGTAATCACGAAGGCCGCAGATGAACCTGCCGACCTGAAGAAGAAGGGTGCTACGTTCGCAAGCACAAGCGATACGACGCTTTACGCTGTATGGGCAATCGACAAGACCGGCCCGAACGGTACGCCTGACGGTAAGCCGGACTATAGCCAGGACGGCGTGACCTACTATGCTAACGGTGGCACAGGCGACGCTCCGACGGACAACAGCCTCTATAACGACAATGACGAAGTGACCGCGAAGGATAAAGGCACCTTGGCACACACGGAGGCCGTGTTTATTGGCTGGCTGTTCAATAGCCACGCCTTGGTTACGAAGGCTGCCGATGTGCCGACAGGTCTGAAGCAATCCGGAGACAAGTTCAATTACTCGTCTACGACCAATAAGCTCTACGCTATCTGGGGTCAGGACAAGACCGGCCCGAACGGCAACTCGGATAATATCCCCGACTACCTGCAGAAGGGCGTTACCTACGACGGCAACGAGAACTCTACCGGTACAGCACCGACGGATGACAAACGCTATAACAGCAATGACGCAGTGACCGTCCTGGGCAAGAATGATCTGACCCGCGATAAGGCCGCGTTTGTTGGCTGGAGCTTCGGTAAGAAGTCGCTGCTGACCACGAAAGCCGAGCACGATGCAGTGACCGACCTGAAGAAGGAACACGAGACGTTCACCATCACCACCGACACGACGCTCTTCGCCGTATGGGGTAAGGACGAAACCGGCCCAGCTGGACAGAGCGATGATGTGCCCGACTACCTACAGATGGGTGTGACCTACGACGGTAACGGTGGCACAGGCACAGCGCCGACAGATGCCAACCGCTATGACAACAACGCAACCGTAACGGTGAAAGACAAAGAACAGCTGACCCGTAATCAAGCCGTATTCATCGGCTGGAGCTTCGGCGTGCATCCTTTGGTTGAGACGTCGGCCGCACAAAGTGCAATAACCGATCTGAAGCAGCCAGGTGGAACCTTCGCCATCACGGCCGATACGACGCTCTATGCGGTATGGGCAGTAGATAAGACCGGTCCGAGCGGCACACCAGACGGCAAGCCAGACTATAGCCAAGATGGCGTGACCTATCATGCTAATGGCGCCAGTGGCACGGCTCCGCAGGATGCCAACCTCTATAATAATGACGACCAAGTGACCATCAAGGATAAGGGCGACTTGACGCTTAACCAGACGGTATTTATCGGATGGCACACTTCAAGTGTATCTGTAGTGACAACTGCATCCGCTGTACCGGCCGACATGAAGCAGCCGAATCAGCAAGTGTCTTACTCATCCGCACTCGCAAACCTATACGCCGTATGGGGTGAGGATAAGACGGGTCCGAACGGTCAGAGCGACAATGTGCCCGACTACCTGCAGAAAGGCGTGACCTATGTTGGTAACGGCAATGACGGTGGTACGGCCCCTGTGGATAACAATCGCTACAATGACAGCATGATGGTTACCGTGAAGGGCAAAGGCACCTTGACGCGTACAAAGGCTGCCTTTATTGGTTGGAGCTTTAGCACCTCAAGTCTGATCACAGCCAAGGCCGATGAGCCAAGCGGTTTGATGAAGCCAGATACAGCCATTAGGATCACATCTGATCTGACCTTCCATGCCGTATGGGCTAAGGATGCCAACCAGAATGGTATCCCTGACTATGACGAAGTGTTTGTTACATGGAATCCGGGAGCTCAGCCTCGGGCCGGTAAGCAGAGGACTGAGCCCGTATCGAAAGGCACCCTTCAGTTCAAGGCCAACGGCTTTGCCATACGTGGTTATGTTCTGCTCGGATGGTCTGAACAAAAGAAGCCCGTGGTGACAAGTCAGGCAGCGGAGAATAGCCTATCCAATTTCCATAGGCTCGGAAGTCAGTACGACATTCAGGAGGATAAGAAGTTCTTCGCTGTATGGGCGATCGATAAGGACAACAATGGTTCACCTGATTACAATAATGCAGTGGTTGAGAAGCGCTCGTAATTGAGAATCTTGTCAGAGGATCAGACAGATCAGACAGCGCCCCAGCTTGAAGCAGCCGCCATCCGCGTATGGGCTCATGAGGGTGTGCTCTATATCGAGTCCGACCGTCGTACACGTGCAGAGGTCTACACCCGTAGCGGTGCGTTGTACAAGCGTATCGACGTAGCCGAAGGGCAGACACGCGAACCGCTCGCCGAAGGCTTCTATGTGGTAGTCATCGACGGCAAGACGCACAAAGTGATAGTACGGTAAGCAGATCATCTGCTACGGCCCCCCCGATTGAATGGATGGGGTCGGAATAAGTGAAGAAGCGGGCATGCCTATCCAAGGCGTGCCCGCTTTTCTTGTCTATGAACCCCAATACAAGGAAGTGAGGGGAGAAGTAGGGTGACCGCATCAAAAATGGTGGTGGGCCTGAGGTATACGCCTGGTTTTGCTCTCGACACCCCTCCGGAACGTATGTTCGACGAAGGGATGGACTTTCTTATTCCAATAGGATGTTTCCGATAGAGCGTTGTAGCGGCTAAAGTGCTTTTGGAAATGCTTGCAACGGTGTTGCAAACGCCAGACAGTTTTTCGGAGTACTTGCAGCGTCCCTGCAAACTCCAAAAGGTTTTTCGCGGCATTTGCAGCATTCCTGCAAACGCCAAAAAGTTTTTCGCGGCACTTGCAGCATTCCTGCAAAGACCAAAAAGTTTTTCGGAGCATTTGCAGCATTCCTGCAGGTCTATTAGTATGGAGGAAGCCTAAGGAAGGCAGTGGGAAAAACGATCGGGTTTTGGGTGATAAGTGCATCGGTTCTAACGGATTTGCATCGGCAAAGAAAAGGCAAAGCGTTGGGATCGATGAAGACGGAGCGTAACCAAATCGTTACCTATGATTCGAGAGGTAACGAAAACGCAAAATACGGCGGTAAACGTCTTTTGGTGAAACGTGCGTATTGCGCTTATTTGTAGCGTTTTGTATAGCTCTGAATACTTCGCTGACAGGTAACTTTGTACACCCTAAAAACCCGAAGTAATGAAGAGAGAAACGATGAAGGTTTTGCTCTACCTTAAAAAGAGCAGCATAGACAAATCGGGACGGGCACCAATCATGGGGCGCATCACGTATGCCGGGACAATGGCTCAATTCGGTAGCAAATTTTCTTGCCCGCCCGACCTCTGGAATCCCCGTGAGAGCCGCCTTAGAGGCAAGAGCCGGGAGGCCGTCGTCACCAATGAGAAGTTAGACGATCTGATGTTGGCCATTAGTCAGGCTTACCGGACACTGGCCGATCGGGGTGTGGCCTTCACGGCCACCGACATCAAGGAACGATTGCAAGGCAATGCCCACAGTCGGACGACCTTCCTCGAACGCTACGACCGGCTGTTGGAGGAAGTAGATGCACGCGTCGGCGTCGATCTGACGAGGCATTCGGCGCTGAAATACCATCAAGCGAGAAAGCACTTCACCCGCTTTATACGGAGCCGTTTCGGCCGGGAAGACATGACTTTCAGTGAGATGACGGAGGACTTCTTCCCGCAGTTCGAGCGCTATATCAAAGGGGAGTTAGGACTCTCTGACAACTCCTTTCTTCGGCTGTCTTGCATGCTGAAAAAGGTGTGCCGACTGGCTTACCGAGAAGGTCTCTCCGACCGGCCGCTCTTCGAGGGAATCTGCATCAGGCGTGAGAAACGAAGCGCACCGCGATCGCTCGACCGGACGGCCTTCGACCGACTGCTGACACTCACCTTTCCACCGCATCAAAAGGACTTGGCGATTGCCCGCGATCTGTTCGCGTTTACCTGCTACACCGGGGCGGCCTATTGCGACATGGTGCGGCTTACGCGCTCACACCTCTTCCGAGATGATCGCGGCGACCTATGGCTAAAGTTCAAACGGCAAAAGACAGAATCGCTCTGCCGGGTGAAGCTCCTGCCCGAGGCCGTGGCGCTCATCGAGCGTTACCGCTCCGACGAGCGGGAGACACTTTTCTCGCCGATCCCTTACTACACTTACCTCATCCGACTGAAGGCCGTCGGACTGAAAGCGGGCCTCGCATTCCCGCTAACGGCGCACGTCGGGCGACACACGTTCGCTACGCTGATTACGCTTGAAAACGGTGCACCCATTGAAACCGTGAGCCGCATGTTGGGCCACGGTAGCCTCAAAATAACCGAGCGATACGCCCGCGTCACGTCGCGCAAACTCTTCGAGGAGTTCGATCGTTTCCTCGCCTTTACCCAAGATCTTCGTCTGACTCTTTAACCCCGGAATCTCATGCGCAGCACATTTAGAATCCTGTTTTACATCAATCGAAACAAGGCGAAAAAGAACGGAAAGGCAGCCGTGCTCTGCCGAATCACCGTGGACGGCCATTCGGCGGTTATCGCTACCGGTGAGGAGTGCGCGCCCGAGGCGTGGCAGACAAAATCGGGTGAGACGGGCGACCGGAAGATCAATCTTCGCTTGCAGGCCCTTCGCGAACGAATCGAAGCGAGCTACACGACCCTCCTCCGCCGGGAGGGTGTAGTCAGTGTCGAACGGCTGAAACTCCGGTTGCAGGGAGTGAACGAGACTCCGACGATGCTTTTGGAAACGAGCACAGAGGAACTGCGAACCGTGGAAGCCTGTGTGGGCCGCTCAAGGAGTCCCGGCACCTATCAAAATAACCGCCGTTCTGACAGTGGACTGCGGGACTTTGTTCGCAGCCGTGGCGAATCGGACATTCCGATCCCGACACTCGCGCCGGACTTCTTCGATACGTATCGTTTATTTCTGAAGCGAAGGGGCTACGCTGTGTCCACGACAAACCGGTACCTCCATTGGCTCGGCCGATTGATGCGCCGCGCGATTGCCCGCGGCGTGATCCGTTTCAACCCGTTCGAGGGGGTGCGATACGAGACGGAGAAGTATCGCCCACGCTTTCTGCAAAAGCATGAAGTAGAGCGTCTCCTGGCCTTTCCCGTCCGAGACGAAGCCACGGAGCTGAGTCGCCACATGTTCCTCTTTTCGGTCTTCACAGGGCTGGCTTACGCCGACTTGCGGACGCTCCGAAGGTCGCAGATCGAGACGGACGGCGCGGGTCGGCGATACATCCGAAAGGCGCGACAAAAGACCCATGAGGAGAGCCTCATCCCTCTTCACCCGATCGCCGAACAGCTCCTTTCGCTTTACCTGAAAGATGATAAGACGGAAGGCCGCAGGATCTTCCCTGACGCGAGTTACTTCCTATTAACCCATCGCCTCAAGGCTATTGGTAAGGCATGCGGCCTCCACGAACCGCTAACATTTCACGTCGGGCGTCACTCGTTCGGCACGCTCACCCTCGAAGCAGGGATCTCTATGGAGAGCATCGCCCGCATGATGGGCCACGCCTCCGTCACCACCACGGAACTCTACGCCCGCATCACCGATCAGAAGATTTCGGAAGATGTAGATCGGCTCATTGCCCGAAGAAGGAAGGCGGGGGAAGGCGGTGCCGCGCCGGGTAACCGGATGGGAAAAAGCCCGGAACAGGGCGCATAGGTTTGCAGTTGTGATTGTCAGATAAGACAGAAGAATAACCTCAAGAAATGAAGTGATTATGGACTATGTTATCATCGAATCGTCCGCATGGGAGGCGCTGAAATGCCGCATTGAAGGGCTGTGCGAACGCATGAGCGAATTGTTCGGATCGAGAGCCGAACCGACAGAATTGCTGCCCGGCGAGGCCGTTTGCCGGATCCTCGGCGTCAGCCGTCGCACGTTGCAATACTATCGGGATACGGCGGCGCTACCCTTCGTCCGCATCGAGCACAAGTGTTACTACCGGCGAGAGGACGTGGCGGCACTGCTCGCCGAAAGCGGAAGCCCCGAGCCTCCCCCCAATCGGTTGCCGGAAGGAGTGTGAGGAGCCATTGTATCATACAATCGCGCGGAAAAAACTTTTTCGGCCCATTGTATCGTACAATCGCATGAAAAAAACTTTTTCGGCCCATTGTATCGTACAATCGCGAGAAAAAAACTTTTTCGGCCCATTGTATCGTACAATCGCGAGAAAAAAACTTTTTCGGCCCATTGTATCGTACAATCGCATGAAAAAAACTTTTTCGGCCCATTGTATCGTACAATCGCGAGAAAAAAACTTTTTCGGCCCATTGTATCGTACAATCGCATGAAAAAAACTTTTTCGGCTCATTGTATCGTACAATCGCGAGAAAAAAATTTTTTCAGCCCAAATACTCAGTCAAACGGCTGTTGCAAATTCAGCCGATTGATCGAGTCAAACGGCCACGGGAACAATAATGATCTATCAGAAACAACCCCAAACAAGACACAATGACAGAAGAAGAAATCATCAGGCGGGAATCGCCTGAAATGGAAGCGCTCTTCGACGGGCTCGCGTCCGTCGCGGAGCAGATGAGCGAGATTGCCGCCACGCACCGCCCTCTCTTCGGCGGTGATGTCTACCTGACGGGTAGCGAGGTGACGGAAAGGCTTTTCATCAGCCGCCGCACGCTGCAGGAGTATCGCGACCGCGGCCTCCTGCCCTACACCCGAATCGGCGGAAAGATGCTCTACAAACTCTCCGATCTGGAGCGCCTGCTCCGAGAGAATTACCGGACGCAGACACCGCCTCGCCCCCTCCATCGTATCACCCACAAACCCCAAACCCCATGACACAGAGAAAAAAGGGATTCTCCTATTACCGACTGCGATTAGAATCCTATTTGAAAGATTATCACCCCGAACGGCTGGCTGACGAGGCGTTTATCCGTGCCCGATCGGACGCCGCGGCCGAGGCCTATGAAGACGCCTTCCGGCAAGGCTATCCTGTTCTTGAAGCCGGGTATATGGCTACGGAAGTCCTCTTCGCAGGACTGCATTTTTCGCCGTACTACACACTCGAACAGATTATCGAGAACGAATTTGCCAACGTGGTTCCGCCTGAACGTGCCGCGGATTTTGCGCTGCGGCTGTTGCAGAGCGACACCATCCGCGAGACCATCGAGAAGTATGAGCCGGGCGACGACTTCGACGGAAGTCCGGAATACGACCAGCTCTACACCGAGCTGACCGGCGTCATCGTCGAGTTACTCGAAGCGGACGGCGTTAAGGTGCTCCCGTAGCCTTCTTTTTCATCCCGTTTCATTCGGCCGTGGCACTCCGCTGCGGCCGTTTTTCTGACCCCAACACCTGCATACCCAATTCCGAGGATCTTTCCTCTACGGGTTTTCCTGCTTCCACTTTTTGTTCGCGGCTCGGAGCCGATGTCGGTTCCCTTGTCTTCGGGCAAAGGTCAGCAGACGATAAGGGTGACGTCAAGGCCGAACGCCCCTGAGTGTTCGCCACCGATAAAATCTTCCTGTTACACTGACGTTTCACAGTGTATTTTATCGGTGGAAAGCCTTGCCTTTTCCCTTCATCGTCTGCCCTTTGTGGCCCTCGAAACGAAACTGGCATACTCCGAGCTTTGAACGCAAAAAAAAATGTCAGCACGATGAAAACGGAAAGATCTTATCACCCCCAAAACGGATTTGAAACGAAACGACGCCTCCTCGCATTACCGCATAAAATCATTTGGATCGTCGTCTGTATTGTGGCGTTGAAAGCCATAGGCGTTTCGGAAGAATTGACCGCCATCTTGATGCTGTTTGCCTTCGTGTATCTTATTCGAGCAACGCTCCAAATCGCCTTCCGCCTTCTGTTCTTCCTGATCCGATGGATCTGCATTGCTGCTGCATTGGCTTGGATCGTTTGCCGACTACTACTTTGAGACGTTATAATAGCAATGACGGGGAGAGGATCTATCGAGACCTTCTTCCCGTCACTTTTCATAGAGCAGCGCAAGCTCCACGCGACGTCGTAAACGCAGTGCTTTCAGCTCTTTGCCGCGGTATCGGCAGAACGAGGTGTACTCACCTCGGATGTCTCTGTCGCCCGATTCCAGCTTCTGGACGAGGCGACTCTTCGGCTGTTTGCCGTAGCCTAAGAGGCGGTATTCACCGACGTTGTACGACAACACGGCAAGGAGTAAGGAGTCGCGACCAAAGCGACGAAACGTGACGAGCCGTTTCTTCAGATCTGCGCGAAGCAGAGAGTCCGCCTGCCGTTTTGTCATCGCACATGAAAGCCGCTCACCGGGCAGCAGACGGTGACCGTAGCCGACATAAGGGTGGTTCTTCGGGCCATGCAGCCCTTCGTAATGTTTGATGCATGCGACGGCGCGCTCGAAGCGTGGAAGGCTGAATAGCCGATCGGCTCCGCGCTGTGCCTGCGCGTTGGGCGCGGCGAGCGCTTGGACACAAACAAGGAGCGCGAGCAGGCTGCGTCCGATTTTCGTTTTCATAAGGTGGTCAGATGTTTTGGGTGGGTGGATAAAAGTAAAAGCACCGATCCGTCGCGGACAGATGCTTTTCATGTCAGGGTTATGAACAAAATAGGCGATGAAAAAAGATGTATTCAGACAGAGATGTCTTCCGAAGAGACTTTGTTCTCCTTATGGTTAAAGTCAAATGCGAGTGTTTGACTCTGGCCGTGGTTATCCTCGATCACGACCTCGAGCGACTGGCGTTCGGCAGAAAGCGAGTGATAATAGAGGGTGAAATGTCCCGGCGCGATGGCGTAGAGATCGTTGGGCGTGAGGGGTTTACCGCGTCGACCAATGCGCAGCGCTCCACTACCGTCGTACTGGAAATAGCGCAGGGTGTAGCGCGTGCCATTCACGATGCGCTCGGGCGCGAGCGTGCAGCGGATTTCGACTTCTTCGCCCGGCGCGATGGTTTTCGAGATGGGCATCGTGGTGACTTGGAACGGATAAACCGTTCGCACGTCCAGACGGCGATCACAGCCGACCAAACAAAACCCGGCCAGGAGCAGGACGCCTATCGCCCATGCCGCATTACGGATGTTCGTTTTCATGATTCTTATGGGGTTAGAGGTTGATGCGAAATCCTGCCGAGATAGCAGGTCGAAAAGGATAGACGTCCGAGCCGAAGAGGAACAGTCCGCGGCCGCCGACGACAAAGAGCAGGTGATCCGACAGGAACAGCTCTACACGGAAATGCAGCCCGCCGCCTCCGACAAGGCGCGAACCGCCTTGTGCTCTTTATCGATGTCGGCCTTCGATTGGAGGACGTTGGTGGCTTCCATAAGGATTTTCTCAAGGACGAGCGGCTGGATTAGTCCGGATAAAACCTCTTGTAAACCGGCATGCATACTCAGCGGGCAATAAATAATGTGAATGGGTGGTGGGAGCGGCGAGTAAAACCGTGGAAGTTTCTGTCAGAGGCCTAACAGCCGTTGGAGATACCGTGGAAGTTTCTGCCAGAGGCTCAACAGCCGTTGGAGATACCGTGGAAGTTTCTGCCAGAGGCTCAACAGCCGGTTGAAGTGCCGTGGAAGTTTCTGCCAGAGGCCTAACAGCCGTTGGAGATACCGTGGAAGTTTCTGCCAGAGGCCTAACAGCCGTTGGAGATACCGTGGAAGTTTCTGCCAAAGGCCTAACAGTCGTTGGAGGCACCGTGGACGTTTCTGCCAGAGGCCTATCTGCCGTTGGGGGTACCGTGGAAGTTTCTGCCAGAGACCAAACAGCGGTTGAGGATACCGCGGAAGTTTCTTCCAGAGGGCTAACGGCAGTTAGGGACAGCGCGGCTCATACCTTGGTACAGGTTGCCGGTAGAGCGCATCTGCGTGCGCAACGTGTCGGTACTTGTGGCGAAGGTTGTGGTGATAAATCCGCAGCAAAGGACGGCGGACAGGAGGAGTTTTTTCATGGTTTATGGGAGAATGAGAAAGGGTTATTTGGCTTGGACGAGGAAGAGTCGGTGACCGCTTTTGACTGTCACCTTGACCGTACGGAGCTTCTTCTGTAGGAGCTGACTGGCGCCCTGCATCACGCCGCGGGCGGCCTCTGCAATGAGTTGATCTTTGGCCGAAGAGGCGAAGGTGAAGCTCGTCCCGATTGTTCCACCGACGCCCGCGCCCACTTCTTTGAGGGCCGATACCTCCTCAGAGCCGGGGATAGCTAAGCCTTCTTGCCCGTCGAGGTCGAAGGCGGAGAGCTTGACGGCGAGGATGCGGCCGGCATGTTCTACACTTGTGACATGGAGCTTCATCCGATTGCCGTCGATCGTGGACTGCGCAATAAGTACCGTGTTAGGGGGGAGCGTCATGCCCTCAATGCGGGCCGATTCTGCGAGACGGAGACGGGCGGGGAACGCCCCGCGGCGAAGTTTGCCAGGCCCTCGATCTATGTTAGTTATCGGCCATTAAAACCTCGGGAAACGCCGGGCGCGCTACTATACACGATGCGAAGTCCGAAGACAATCCGCTTCTGCCACTTGGGACTGAGGCGGTCACACTGTCTGTGCAGCCATACGTGTGCCCGCAAGTAGCGGCGGGTGAGGGTGAATCTTGTACTCATGGCTTATCTCTTATATGTCTGGATGTCCCTATTCTCCCTTACAAGGAAGTGCTCCATGAGGAAACCTTGCGGGTTGTTGTCTGAGCGGATGGCGTTTTGCAGTGTGCATGTCGTGATTAGGTTGCGCTCCGTCACGTTGCTCGGGCGGACGATAAACTGGCGGGCGTAGGTCGTCACCTCATACGGGTAGCGATCGAAGTCGCAGCGGATCGAATCCACCTCCACGCGCTGGTTGATGTTACCGGAAATGATGCGATTGAAGTAGCCCTTCTCGGCGAGGTCGCGGTAGTAGTCGTATGCCGTTTTGTCGCACAAGAGGAAGGCGCGCTCCATGTTCTTCTCGATGGCGTCCTTGTCGGGTGCGACGGTGAAGAAGAGTTCGTGGAAGCGGCGGACGTGCTCGCGCGCCTCCACGGGACGATTGGCGGCCGCATCCTGACTGAGGGCGAGGATGAGCGACTTGCCGTTGTCCAAGACGTAGATCTTCTCCCGCTGACGGTTGGCAAAGGCGTACGACGAATAGACGACGATGCCCGTAATGACTACGCACAACACAACGAAAGCGGCGGCGTAGAGCCGGATCTGCTTGAACGAGGTCTCTATGTTAGTGAGTGATCTGAATTCCATCATGCATGAAGTAGTTAGAGGTAAGTACATGTTAAGAGCCACTTACTTAATGAGTAAACCCTTGATCCGTCCGCCGGCATTGCCGAGTGCGGCACCCGTTCCGGCCATCGTCACCTTGCCGCCGGTGTACGCGCCTTGCACGCCACGTTGCGCCGTCTGATTGACATTGCGACCGTAGTTGCCGATGCCGCCGCCGGCCTCGATGATCCAGCCCGCGACCGTCGGCACGCAGAAGAAACCCACGATGCCAATCAGGAAAAAGACGATGTAGTACCAGTCGCCCGAGTCGGGGATGTAGCCCGGATTCTGTAGTTCGGCGATGTCCTTGCTGATCATCAGCACCTGTATTTTGGTTAGAAGTGCGGTGAGGATCGAGCTGACGGGCAGCCAGAGGTAGACCGAGATGTACCTCGCGAACCACGCGCTGAGCGAGCCGCCGAGGCCGTCCCACACGGCAATACCGAAAACGATCGGCCCGAGGATGGAGAGGACGATAAGAATGAACGTGCGGAGGGTGTCGATGACGAGCGAGGCGGCATTGTAAACGAGTTCGAGCGCTTGATAGATCTTCTTCACGAACCACCGCTTGGTGTTGAAGGCCGTGCGCTCGGCATACATGCCGGCCAGCGTGATGGCGTCCTCCGGACCGATGAAGCCCATCTCCTGCACCTTCTCGTCCCACGCCGCATCGTCGACTAAGTAGGCCCGCGACTTGTCGCGTCGGTAGGCCTCTTCTTCGAGTTTGTCGCGCTGGTCGCGGAGCGATTGGAGGTCGTTTTGCTGCACGTGCACCAGCTTTTCGGTGCCTTGCACGACGGGCGAGAGTACGGCGTTGACCGTACCTAAGACGACCGACGGGAAGAACATGATGCAGAAGCCGAGAACGAAGGGGCGGAGGAGCGGGAAGACGTCGATCGGTTCGGCGCGGGCGAGCGACGACCAGATGCGTAGGGCGATATAGAAGAGCGCGCCGAGGCCGGCGATGCCCTTTGCGATCCCTGTCATATGGGCACAAAGGGGCATCATCTCCCCGTAGGTGGCGTGCAGCAGCGCGTGCAGGTCGGTAAAGTCCATCGCGCATCACCAATAGCGGTTATCGGCCGACCCGTAGAGCGCATTGACACGGGCCATCTCGCCCTTCTTAGCTGCCCGTACGAAGCTGACGGAGATGTTCTTACGTGTGAAGTACGACGTGGCCGCGCGGTATTCCTTCACCTCGTTGTAGATGCGATCGATCAGCTCGATCCGCTCCTTATCGTTCATCGAGAGCACGCCGCTGCGGACGAGCGATTTCAGCTCTTTGAGCGACTCGCTGGAGCGCTCCATCAGCTTGGCATAGCCCGCCGCCATGGCCGACAGTTCCTCGGGCGAGTAGTTCGGATCGGAGAGCATTTTCTTGTACGCGCCGACGTACATCTCCGTCATGTCGCCCACCATGAGTATGGTTTCCTTGACTTTATACGCGTCGCCGATCAGGTTGTTGACCTTCTTCAGCGCGTCGTAATAGCGCTTGGTGTCGTTGTAGAGCTTCTCGACTTCCTTGAAATTGCTCAGCGTGTTGTTCACCGTTTTGGAGGCGGTGGCGATCTCTTTGATCGTGTTCGCGATGTTGCCTGCCAAGTTGACAGGGTCGGTAACGATCCATTGGGCGTGTGCCGTTCGCGTAAGCAGCAGGCAGCACATGAGGCAGAGGATAAGTTTGTGTTTCATGAGGGTTGGGGGATAAGAGGAATAAGGGAATAAAGTAGTTCCGGACTATGCGGGTGATCGATTCACTTTTCTGTGATCAAAATTTGATGACGCACCAGCAAGATGAAGCTGGCGTGTGAGCATGATGAGGCTGGCGCGTGAGCAAGATGAAGCTGGCGTGTGAGCATGATGAAGCTGATGCGTGAGCTTCCCCTTGCTGGTGCGCGAGCTTGTCGTTGCTCACACACGAGCTTGTCGTTGCTGGCGGACGAGCATGATATAGCTGGTGCGTGAGCATGATGAAGCTGGCGCGCGAGCATGATGGAGCTGGCGCGCGAGCAGCAACAAGCTGGTGTGTGATCGAATTCTACCTCTCATGTGATCGAATTTTGTTCACGCGCCAACCGACTAATGGCCTGTTCGATGTCTCCGCCGAGGCGATCGGCCAAGCGCATGACCTCGACCTTCTCCGTTTCCTCGGTTGTGTACGCTAAGTACTCCTCGCGCGAGACTTCCGTGGCGTAGACGGCCGACTGCATGCCGCCCAGGCCGATCCACACCTCTTTGTAACGCCGCTCGGGGTCGTTGTTTTGATTGATCGAGAGGATCTGGTTTTTCTCCTTTTCGGACAACCCGAGCAGCGCCTGTATGCCGTCGAACTTGGTCATGTACTTGCGTTGGTCAAGCAGAATCTTACAGTCAGAATTGTTAATGATCGACTCCTTGACGATGGGCGACGAGATGATGTCGTCGACCTCCTGCGTCACCACGATCGCCTCGCCGAAGTACTTGCGGACGGTCTTGTAGAGGTACTTGATGTAGTCTGCCATATTGGCCGATGCGATCGCCTTCCATGCTTCCTCGATAAGGATCATTTTCCGCACGCCCTTCAGTCGGCGCATCTTGTTGATGAAGGCCTCCATAATGATGATCGTCACCACGGGGAAGAGGTCTTTGTTGTCCTTCACCGCGTCGATCTCGAAGACGATGAAGCGTTTGGAGAGCAGGTCGATGTTGCGATCGGAGTTGAGCAGGAAGTCGTAACGCCCTCCTACATAGTACTGTTTGAGGGTCGTAAGTAGGTTGTCGATATTGAAG
The sequence above is drawn from the Tannerella serpentiformis genome and encodes:
- a CDS encoding InlB B-repeat-containing protein translates to MSDTVTVVDGCNATLNVTYNGNGSNSGTVPTDEKSPYVEDAEVTVKGLGDLKRTDATFIGWSFTQKQGVITAKSDEPTDLKKENDKFTIKTDTTLYATWAVDKKGPNGNGDNVPDYLQNGVTYNGNGGTGAAPTDDNLYNANTQVEVKDSGSLVRTGAAFVGWSFTQKELIKKASEVPSDLKTKGQNFTITQDTTLFAVWGEDKTGPNGTSDGIPDYLQKGLTYNGNNQTSGDAPVDNNRYNSGTSVAVKDSGTMVRTEAVFLGWSFAQKGLITQAADEPADLKKTGAHFNITADTTLFAVWAIDKTGPGGTPDGKPDYSQAGVTYKGNDNTGGTAPVDSKLYNDNDDVKVLDKGSLVRTDAVFLGWLFEQKPLITKKADVPATIYQKDATFKYSANQKTLFALWGEDKTGPNGTSDGIADYLQNGVTYNGNNQSSGAAPVDANRYNNGENVTVKDSGSLARTEAVFIGWSFTQKPVITKAADEPADLKKKGATFASTSDTTLYAVWAIDKTGPNGTPDGKPDYSQDGVTYYANGGTGDAPTDNSLYNDNDEVTAKDKGTLAHTEAVFIGWLFNSHALVTKAADVPTGLKQSGDKFNYSSTTNKLYAIWGQDKTGPNGNSDNIPDYLQKGVTYDGNENSTGTAPTDDKRYNSNDAVTVLGKNDLTRDKAAFVGWSFGKKSLLTTKAEHDAVTDLKKEHETFTITTDTTLFAVWGKDETGPAGQSDDVPDYLQMGVTYDGNGGTGTAPTDANRYDNNATVTVKDKEQLTRNQAVFIGWSFGVHPLVETSAAQSAITDLKQPGGTFAITADTTLYAVWAVDKTGPSGTPDGKPDYSQDGVTYHANGASGTAPQDANLYNNDDQVTIKDKGDLTLNQTVFIGWHTSSVSVVTTASAVPADMKQPNQQVSYSSALANLYAVWGEDKTGPNGQSDNVPDYLQKGVTYVGNGNDGGTAPVDNNRYNDSMMVTVKGKGTLTRTKAAFIGWSFSTSSLITAKADEPSGLMKPDTAIRITSDLTFHAVWAKDANQNGIPDYDEVFVTWNPGAQPRAGKQRTEPVSKGTLQFKANGFAIRGYVLLGWSEQKKPVVTSQAAENSLSNFHRLGSQYDIQEDKKFFAVWAIDKDNNGSPDYNNAVVEKRS
- a CDS encoding site-specific integrase — encoded protein: MKRETMKVLLYLKKSSIDKSGRAPIMGRITYAGTMAQFGSKFSCPPDLWNPRESRLRGKSREAVVTNEKLDDLMLAISQAYRTLADRGVAFTATDIKERLQGNAHSRTTFLERYDRLLEEVDARVGVDLTRHSALKYHQARKHFTRFIRSRFGREDMTFSEMTEDFFPQFERYIKGELGLSDNSFLRLSCMLKKVCRLAYREGLSDRPLFEGICIRREKRSAPRSLDRTAFDRLLTLTFPPHQKDLAIARDLFAFTCYTGAAYCDMVRLTRSHLFRDDRGDLWLKFKRQKTESLCRVKLLPEAVALIERYRSDERETLFSPIPYYTYLIRLKAVGLKAGLAFPLTAHVGRHTFATLITLENGAPIETVSRMLGHGSLKITERYARVTSRKLFEEFDRFLAFTQDLRLTL
- a CDS encoding site-specific integrase, whose translation is MRSTFRILFYINRNKAKKNGKAAVLCRITVDGHSAVIATGEECAPEAWQTKSGETGDRKINLRLQALRERIEASYTTLLRREGVVSVERLKLRLQGVNETPTMLLETSTEELRTVEACVGRSRSPGTYQNNRRSDSGLRDFVRSRGESDIPIPTLAPDFFDTYRLFLKRRGYAVSTTNRYLHWLGRLMRRAIARGVIRFNPFEGVRYETEKYRPRFLQKHEVERLLAFPVRDEATELSRHMFLFSVFTGLAYADLRTLRRSQIETDGAGRRYIRKARQKTHEESLIPLHPIAEQLLSLYLKDDKTEGRRIFPDASYFLLTHRLKAIGKACGLHEPLTFHVGRHSFGTLTLEAGISMESIARMMGHASVTTTELYARITDQKISEDVDRLIARRRKAGEGGAAPGNRMGKSPEQGA
- a CDS encoding helix-turn-helix domain-containing protein, giving the protein MDYVIIESSAWEALKCRIEGLCERMSELFGSRAEPTELLPGEAVCRILGVSRRTLQYYRDTAALPFVRIEHKCYYRREDVAALLAESGSPEPPPNRLPEGV